A window of the Brassica napus cultivar Da-Ae chromosome A2, Da-Ae, whole genome shotgun sequence genome harbors these coding sequences:
- the LOC111205357 gene encoding methionine aminopeptidase 2-like, with protein MFLLFFQLRLQRRRRKIRAKATRRPNRLIHLQSMSLSFFHLESFLKVKSTSIRTNFKTMDLDLCSNLWRTTSEEKRDLERLEKLIYNSVRQTAEVHRQVREYVRSIAKPGMLMTDICETLEDTVRKLISENSQLGCCSLDTKLRRQYCTSI; from the exons atgtttcttttgttctttCAACTGAGACttcaacgaagaagaagaaaaataagagcAAAAGCAA CAAGAAGACCCAACAGACTGATCCACCTACAATCCATGTCGTTAAGCTTTTTCCATCTGGAGAGTTTCCTGAAGGTGAAATCCACCAGTATAAGGACGA ATTTTAAGACTATGGATCTTGATCTCTGTAGCAATTTGTGGAGAACAACAtctgaagagaagagagatttGGAGCGTTTGGAGAAGCTAATATACAACTCTGTACGCCAGACTGCAGAAGTTCATCGCCAG GTTAGAGAATATGTAAGAAGCATAGCGAAGCCTGGAATGTTGATGACTGATATATGCGAGACATTGGAGGATACTGTTCGTAAGCTTATATCAGAGAATAGTCAGCTG GGTTGCTGCTCATTGGATACCAAACTCCGGAGACAATACTGTACTTCCATATGA